One part of the Calypte anna isolate BGI_N300 chromosome 12, bCalAnn1_v1.p, whole genome shotgun sequence genome encodes these proteins:
- the ATXN7 gene encoding ataxin-7 isoform X2 yields MAAVGERRSLPSPEAMLGQPWSHWVDAAKLHGNDGTALEESFKEYGRNREAMRLCREERRHSSSSKPPLTPPSSSVFSLISSFPSKNKGSSGSGSNRSSSGGTSASSSNSKLLKAPKDKLQISGNNRLMHPVQHSKVPHDKIMTPSVKVEKIHPKIDGAQLKAAVGPTCSTTVSSSIKTGLNCPSIPKPPLPSPGQILNGKGLLSVPPFLEKKPEENTNNRKFLHKRLSEREFDPDIYCGVIDVETRKPCTRSLTCKTHSLTQRRAVQGRRKRFDVLLAEHKSKTREKELLRHSDHHQQMPPLREPHPSPTKTSQELHQNSHGVTLTEAKPLLPNKPKPHPPSLPRPPGCPAQHSGNAPSESLSVHESPHPPLPAAEPASRLSSDEGECDEKEEPVEKLDCHYSGHHPQPAAFCTFGSRQIGRGYYVFDKRWNHMRCALDFMLEKHLNSQMWKKIPPASSSNTASVRAPHRTNSAPASQYGVSAAGFLLPTTVMSSPALVSPSCVSLNNKSVPSHGTTLNANPAALGAVDPVCSMQSRQVSSSPSTPTVLSSVPSPMPGKPQKIKSSKSFKPKESPAGSGTCNSSGSVGSSGGSGKKRKNSSALLAPSHSTESFRKNCVVNSGNSGTSFHPSVTASSHSVGLNCLTSKANSVSLKHDQSGRGPPTGSPAESIKRMSVMMNSSDSTLSLGPFVHQSSDLTVNSHSSFPHSHTSLDKLIGKKRKCSPGSSSINNNNSSSSSSKSNKVAKLTSVNNVHAKHTGAIPGTQGLMNNSLLHQPKARP; encoded by the exons aaagaagaCACAGCTCCTCTAGCAAGCCGCCTTTGactcctccctcctcttcagTATTTTCCCTCATTTCATCTTTCCCTTCAAAAAACAAAGGTAGCAGTGGAAGTGGGAGCAATCGGTCATCCAGTGGAGGTACTAGTGCATCATCATCAAATTCCAAGTTGTTGAAAGCACCCAAAGACAAGCTGCAGATCAGTGGAAACAACAGGTTAATGCATCCGGTACAGCACAGCAAAGTTCCCCACGATAAAAT TATGACTCCATCTGTCAAAGTTGAAAAGATTCATCCAAAGATAGATGGTGCCCAACTGAAAGCTGCTGTTGGTCCAACTTGTTCTACTACTGTGAGTTCCTCAATAAAGACTGGCCTTAATTGTCCCTCAATACCAAAGCCACCCTTGCCTTCCCCTGGACAGATACTGAATGGTAAAGGTCTTCTCTCTGTGCCTccatttttggaaaagaaacctgaagaaaatacaaataatagGAAATTTTTACATAAAAGATTGTCAG AGAGAGAATTTGATCCTGATATATACTGTGGTGTCATTGATGTGGAAACCAGGAAACCTTGTACTAGGTCTTTGACATGCAAG ACACATTCCTTAACCCAGCGGAGGGCTGTACAGGGTCGAAGAAAACGATTTGATGTGTTATTAGCTgagcacaaaagcaaaaccagggaAAAGGAACTTCTTCGACATTCGGATCATCATCAGCAGATGCCCCCTCTCAGGGAACCACATCCCTCACCTACTAAAACTTCCCAGGAGCTGCACCAAAATTCTCATGGAGTTACTCTTACAGAAGCAAAGCCTTTATTACCTAATAAACCCAAACCTCACCCTCCCAGTCTTCCAAG GCCTCCAGGCTGTCCAGCCCAGCACAGTGGAAATGCCCCAAGTGAGTCTCTTTCTGTCCACGAGTCCCCTCACCCTCCCTTGCCTGCAGCTGAGCCAGCATCTCGGTTATCCAGTGATGAGGGAGAATGTGATGAAAAAGAAGAACCTGTTGAAAAACTGGATTGTCATTATTCAGGTCATCATCCTCAACCAGCCGCT TTTTGCACATTTGGTAGTCGGCAAATTGGAAGAGGTTACTACGTGTTTGACAAGCGGTGGAACCACATGCGATGTGCACTTGACTTCATGTTGGAGAAGCATCTGAATTCACAGATGTGGAA GAAAATTCCTCCAGCATCCAGTAGTAACACAGCCTCAGTTCGTGCACCACATCGGACAAACTCAGCACCTGCTTCCCAGTATGGTGTCAGTGCAGCAGGTTTCCTCTTGCCCACCACGGTTATGTCATCCCCAGCACTGGTATCTCCTTCCTGTGTGTCCCTGAATAACAAATCGGTACCATCACACGGAACCACACTGAACGCCAaccctgctgctctgggtgcCGTGGATCCCGTCTGCAGTATGCAATCAAGACAAGTGTCTTCATCCCCTTCAACACCTACAGTGCTTTCCTCTGTACCTTCACCTATGCCCGGCAAACCTCAGAAAATCAAATCCAGCAAATCTTTTAAACCTAAGGAATCTCCTGCTGGCAGTGGCACCTGTAACAGCAGCGGCAGCGTCGGTAGCAGCGGCGGCTCAGGAAAGAAGCGCAAAAACAGTTCCGCACTGCTCGCACCTTCCCATTCCACTGAGTCCTTTAGGAAAAACTGTGTGGTTAACTCTGGAAACTCCGGGACCTCCTTTCATCCCTCGGTGACAGCTTCGTCCCACAGCGTTGGCCTCAACTGTTTGACTAGCAAAGCTAACTCTGTTAGCCTCAAACACGACCAATCAGGGAGGGGTCCTCCGACTGGAAGCCCTGCAGAATCGATAAAGAGAATGAGTGTGATGATGAACAGCAGCGACTCCACGCTCTCCTTAGGGCCGTTCGTTCATCAGTCCAGCGACCTGACTGTAAATTCACACAGCAGTTTTCCACATTCACATACTTCCCTTGACAAAttaataggaaagaaaagaaagtgctCACCTGGTTCAAGCAgcatcaacaacaacaacagcagcagcagcagcagcaaatcaaACAAAGTTGCCAAATTGACGTCGGTGAACAATGTTCATGCAAAACACACTGGTGCAATCCCAGGGACGCAAGGACTGATGAACAATTCTCTTCTTCATCAG CCAAAGGCACGTCCCTGA